A window of the Odocoileus virginianus isolate 20LAN1187 ecotype Illinois chromosome 20, Ovbor_1.2, whole genome shotgun sequence genome harbors these coding sequences:
- the LOC110131407 gene encoding craniofacial development protein 2 isoform X1: MEEFDSKDISAAKDEDCVPLGGECHEDDINELVKGDEVDGEEETQKTKGTKRKAESILARKRKQGRLSLDQEEEEEEEDANRESGRNISEKEDAAAEQEKGIESEDAREKEDEVLASSVSDVEPKSEVPPSTQTKTGEETEETSSSNLVKAEDLEKPKRTEEVKVTKSPLAGEEVRFLTQQGRLSGTTSEGEPRRSEGVQHATGEEQRADTNTSSKNEASGPKWKGHSAVDVSGDESKLRCCKEEYCIGTWNVRSMNPGKLDVVKQEMERINIDILGISELKWTGMGELNSDDHYIYYCGQQSLRRNGVALIVNKRVRNAIIGCNLKNDRMISVRFQGKPFNLTVIQVYAPTPYAEEGEVYRFYEDLQHLLEITPKIDVLFIIGDWNAKVGSQEIPGITGRFGLGMQNEAGRRLIEFCHHNRLVITNTLFQQPSRRLYTWTSPDGRYRDQIDYIICRQRWRSSVQSAKTRPGADCGSDHKLLIAKFRLKLKIIPKTTRPFRVTNEEDATNEDAKSVLKQNEKEKPEANVPSTVSSVPGGSGVTKEVGETSQEAKSVFKRDEKDKPQANVPSAVPSLPAGSGPEKCDLEKKKDCNN, encoded by the exons ATGGAGGAATTCGACTCCAAAGACATTTCCGCTGCGAAGGACGAGGACTGCGTACCGTTGG GTGGAGAGTGTCATGAAGATGATATAAATGAATTAGTGAAGGGAGATGAAGTGGATGGCGAAGAGGAGACACAGAAAACCAAAGGGACAAAAAGAAAGGCTGAGAGCATTCTGGCCAG GAAGAGAAAACAAGGTCGCCTCTCACTAgaccaagaggaggaggaggaggaggaggatgccAACAGGGAATCTGGAAGAAATATTAGTGAGAAGGAAGATGCAGCTGCAGAGCAGGAAAAAGGGATTGAGTCAGAGGATGCCAGGGAGAAGGAGGATGAAGTATTGGCCAGCTCCGTCAGTGATGTAGAACCAAAATCAGAAGTGCCTCCGAGTACACAAACTAAA ACAGgagaggagactgaagagacaAGCTCAAGTAATTTGGTCAAAGCAGAAGACCTAGAGAAACCTAAAAGAACAGAAGAAGTTAAAGTCACCAAATCACCTCTTGCTGGTGAAGAAGTCAG GTTTCTTACACAGCAGGGAAGGCTGTCTGGCACGACATCAGAAGGTGAGCCCCGCAGGTCCGAAGGTGTTCAACATGCTACTGGCGAAGAGCAGAGGGCCGATACTAATACCTCCAGTAAGAATGAAGCgtctgggccaaagtggaaaggaCACTCAGCTGttgatgtgtctggtgatgaaagtaaactccgatgctgtaaagaagaatattgcataggaacctggaatgttagatctaTGAATccaggtaaattggatgtggtgaagcaggagatggaaagaataaacattgacatcttaggaatcagtgaactaaaatggacaggaatgggcgaattgaattcagatgaccattatatctattactgtgggcaacagtctcttagaagaaatggagtagcccttatagtcaacaaaagagtccgaaatgcaataATTGGGTGCAATCTGAAAAACGACAGGATGATttcagttcgtttccaaggcaagccattcaacctcacagtaatccaagtctatgccccaactccttatgctgaagaaggtgaagtttaccggttctatgaagacctacaacaccttctggaaataacaccaaaaatagatgtccttttcatcataggggattggaatgcaaaagtgggaagtcaagagatacctggaataacaggcaggtttggccttggaatgcaaaatgaagcagggcgaaGGCTAATAGAATTCTGTCACCACAACAggctggtcataacaaacacccttttccaacaacctaGTAGacgtctctacacatggacatcgccaGATGGTCGATACcgagatcagattgattatattatttgtcgccaaagatggagaagctctgtacagtcagcaaaaacaagacctggagctgactgtggctcagatcataagctccttattgcaaagttcaggcttaagttgaagatAATACCAAAAACCACtcggccattcag AGTGACTAATGAAGAGGATGCCACAAATGAAGATGCAAAATCTGTCTTAAagcagaatgagaaagaaaaacctgAGGCTAACGTCCCCTCAACTGTGTCCTCAGTTCCTGGTGGGTCAGG CGTGACTAAGGAAGTTGGTGAAACATCTCAAGAAGCAAAATCTGTGTTCAAGCGAGATGAGAAGGATAAACCTCAAGCTAATGTCCCTTCAGCGGTGCCATCACTTCCTGCTGGGTCAGG gcCTGAAAAATGTGaccttgaaaagaaaaaggattgCAACAATTAA
- the LOC110131407 gene encoding craniofacial development protein 2 isoform X2: protein MEEFDSKDISAAKDEDCVPLGGECHEDDINELVKGDEVDGEEETQKTKGTKRKAESILARKRKQGRLSLDQEEEEEEEDANRESGRNISEKEDAAAEQEKGIESEDAREKEDEVLASSVSDVEPKSEVPPSTQTKTGEETEETSSSNLVKAEDLEKPKRTEEVKVTKSPLAGEEVRFLTQQGRLSGTTSEGEPRRSEGVQHATGEEQRADTNTSSKNEASGPKWKGHSAVDVSGDESKLRCCKEEYCIGTWNVRSMNPGKLDVVKQEMERINIDILGISELKWTGMGELNSDDHYIYYCGQQSLRRNGVALIVNKRVRNAIIGCNLKNDRMISVRFQGKPFNLTVIQVYAPTPYAEEGEVYRFYEDLQHLLEITPKIDVLFIIGDWNAKVGSQEIPGITGRFGLGMQNEAGRRLIEFCHHNRLVITNTLFQQPSRRLYTWTSPDGRYRDQIDYIICRQRWRSSVQSAKTRPGADCGSDHKLLIAKFRLKLKIIPKTTRPFRVTNEEDATNEDAKSVLKQNEKEKPEANVPSTVSSVPGGSGPEKCDLEKKKDCNN, encoded by the exons ATGGAGGAATTCGACTCCAAAGACATTTCCGCTGCGAAGGACGAGGACTGCGTACCGTTGG GTGGAGAGTGTCATGAAGATGATATAAATGAATTAGTGAAGGGAGATGAAGTGGATGGCGAAGAGGAGACACAGAAAACCAAAGGGACAAAAAGAAAGGCTGAGAGCATTCTGGCCAG GAAGAGAAAACAAGGTCGCCTCTCACTAgaccaagaggaggaggaggaggaggaggatgccAACAGGGAATCTGGAAGAAATATTAGTGAGAAGGAAGATGCAGCTGCAGAGCAGGAAAAAGGGATTGAGTCAGAGGATGCCAGGGAGAAGGAGGATGAAGTATTGGCCAGCTCCGTCAGTGATGTAGAACCAAAATCAGAAGTGCCTCCGAGTACACAAACTAAA ACAGgagaggagactgaagagacaAGCTCAAGTAATTTGGTCAAAGCAGAAGACCTAGAGAAACCTAAAAGAACAGAAGAAGTTAAAGTCACCAAATCACCTCTTGCTGGTGAAGAAGTCAG GTTTCTTACACAGCAGGGAAGGCTGTCTGGCACGACATCAGAAGGTGAGCCCCGCAGGTCCGAAGGTGTTCAACATGCTACTGGCGAAGAGCAGAGGGCCGATACTAATACCTCCAGTAAGAATGAAGCgtctgggccaaagtggaaaggaCACTCAGCTGttgatgtgtctggtgatgaaagtaaactccgatgctgtaaagaagaatattgcataggaacctggaatgttagatctaTGAATccaggtaaattggatgtggtgaagcaggagatggaaagaataaacattgacatcttaggaatcagtgaactaaaatggacaggaatgggcgaattgaattcagatgaccattatatctattactgtgggcaacagtctcttagaagaaatggagtagcccttatagtcaacaaaagagtccgaaatgcaataATTGGGTGCAATCTGAAAAACGACAGGATGATttcagttcgtttccaaggcaagccattcaacctcacagtaatccaagtctatgccccaactccttatgctgaagaaggtgaagtttaccggttctatgaagacctacaacaccttctggaaataacaccaaaaatagatgtccttttcatcataggggattggaatgcaaaagtgggaagtcaagagatacctggaataacaggcaggtttggccttggaatgcaaaatgaagcagggcgaaGGCTAATAGAATTCTGTCACCACAACAggctggtcataacaaacacccttttccaacaacctaGTAGacgtctctacacatggacatcgccaGATGGTCGATACcgagatcagattgattatattatttgtcgccaaagatggagaagctctgtacagtcagcaaaaacaagacctggagctgactgtggctcagatcataagctccttattgcaaagttcaggcttaagttgaagatAATACCAAAAACCACtcggccattcag AGTGACTAATGAAGAGGATGCCACAAATGAAGATGCAAAATCTGTCTTAAagcagaatgagaaagaaaaacctgAGGCTAACGTCCCCTCAACTGTGTCCTCAGTTCCTGGTGGGTCAGG gcCTGAAAAATGTGaccttgaaaagaaaaaggattgCAACAATTAA